In Syntrophorhabdales bacterium, the genomic window TGGTGATGGACATCCAGGAGTTCTCGACGAGGGTCGAGCGGATGAAGCCGGACCCCATACCGGTGATGCGCCCCTTACGTTCGGTCTCTCCGGTAGAGTCTTCCCTCATGGTGAGCCCGACGAAGCTCGCAATCTTCTTGCCGCTTCCGAACCGGGTGAGGTCCTCTCCCCGTTCGAGGACGAGGCGGATGGCCGTGAACCAGCCGATCCCCGGGAGGCTGCGGGCGATGGTGAAGGCCTTGTGGTAGCGCTCCTTCCTGCAGAGCTTTTTCAGGGCAGCTCTGAGCGCAACCTGGTGGGCCCACAGTTCTTCCAACTGGGTAAGGAAGATGTCGAGACTTAACCGTAAGGGTTCTGAGAGCTCAAGCTGTTTGAGAGCACGGAATTCCTCTCTTCCCCACCGGTCGGGAAAGGCAACCTCGATGCCGTGGAACTGGAGGAACTTGCGGATGCGGTTGCGGGTCCGGACGACATCCTTCTGCAGGGCGATCAGGGTTCTGCTCACCTGGCGGTCTTCTCTTCGTTCCTT contains:
- a CDS encoding transposase — translated: KERREDRQVSRTLIALQKDVVRTRNRIRKFLQFHGIEVAFPDRWGREEFRALKQLELSEPLRLSLDIFLTQLEELWAHQVALRAALKKLCRKERYHKAFTIARSLPGIGWFTAIRLVLERGEDLTRFGSGKKIASFVGLTMREDSTGETERKGRITGMGSGFIRSTLVENSWMSITKDPVLLAKFTRVWHASGSRKKAIVAVARMLIIRYRACRISGTPYVIGVAA